The sequence GTATTGTGGGTTTCCTCACGCATTAACGATCACCAGTGGGGGGTCCGTGAATGGAACCATCAACGCCACGCGTCGGCCACGCACTGCCGCCGGTGACAGCGGCCCCAGTCACGACTACTGTGATCCTGGCACTGATACATATTAAACGACAGGGAACGGAACAGACCGAGTATGCGTAATTAGAACATATCCTGAGTTATAAAATAACTGTTTTATCGACTATTGGATATTACTGCGGCCTGTGGGGACTCAATAACGATGCGTACGACAGCATATTTTCAGAATATGTTGTATTGTTCTGATTTTACCTCAAAACGAACTAGTTCTTGGAGATTCTGTCAGAAACCGAAGAGGGGAGATCAATATGTCGACGGGCCGTCCCGGATGATGCTCACCATCTCGTCGGGGTCTCCGTCCTCGTCGTCCTCATCGATCTGCCGTTCGACGCGTCGTTCGGCCATCCGGGCGATCATGACGTGTTCCTCGAGATCGTCGCCGCGGATCGTCGCGATGTACTCGAGACTCTGGGCGTGGGTGCTAAACAGCGTTCCGCTGAGCGACTCGAGGGGGTATTCGAGGGTCGTCGGTTCGTCGTACCGTTTGTTGTGGATCTCGCCCAGAGAGAGGCCCCGAAGATAGGAGACCATCTGTTTGCGCACGAGCGGACTGATCCAGCCGAGATTCTCGTAGTAGCGCAGGCAGTTGAGCGCCCCGGTCGTCCCGAAGGTTTCACCGAGAAAGCGAGCCCACTGGATGGTCGCGTCGGTCCGCCCGGCCGATTGTTCGAGCGTCTCGAGGTACGGTTTTGATCCGATCATGATGAGTGGCCGGCGTCTCCGGTCTATACGGTCAGCAGTCGCGGTAGTATCAAGAAGGTTCGGCCGATTACGAGCGGTGAGTCGCCCGTCCCGACGGTCGGTCACAGGCCGGCCGAGGTTACATCACGAAGTTGACCACGTACTGCGTGCTGGTCGCGACGAGCGCGCCGAGCCACGTGAGGAAGACGAAGTGGACCAGCCCGCTGAGCAGGTGGCCGCGGTCGGTGATCCGGATCATGATCGCCGACAGCGCGGCGTTGACCAGGACCGTCCCGAGCAGCAGATACTCGATGGTGACGAGGTCGTACTGTTCGGTGTGCATGAGGTCCCCCGCGACTCGGCTCTGCTCGCCCAGATTCATCTCGCCGGTGATGTCCATCATGATTTCGACGACCTCAAGGCCGATGAAAAACGAGAAGACGCTCGCCGCGGTAATCCCGTAGAGGACGCCGATCAGCGTCGTCGTCGCCTGCTGGCGCTTCTCGCGGACCTTGAGCACCTCGTTCTGGTTCTTGCTGATCACGTTGCCTAGCACCTGCGGGTCGCCGCCCATCTGTCGGCCGACGACGTACATGTCGCCGAACTTCTGGATGAGGTACGACCCGGTCTCCGCGGCGAACAGCCGCCACGAGCGAACGTTGTCGATCCGCATGTTGAGTCGCTTGTAGAGGGCGTCGACGTTCGCGGTCAGCGCCCCGAAGTCCTTCTTGCGTAAGCTCTCGAGGACGCTCCCCGTCGAGGTCTGCTTGACGCTCTCGACAGTCCCCAGCGCCCGGATGAAGCTGGGGAACTCGCTGTCGCGGTCCTTGACCTTGCTCTCTTCCTCTCGGATGCGCCAGCCTGGCAGGAGGAGCGGCGTCACGGGGATCGCCGCGAGGATCGGCAGCGGTACCCGATCGGCGACGAACGGGAGATAACCGAGGATAACGAGGAGGACGCCGATCGCGAGGAGGAGGGTGCCACCGATACCGATCGCGAGCGCGCGCGGGATTCGTTTCATCGGACCCTCCCCGTCTGTCTCCTCGATATACCACGTCGGGTCGTACGGCGACACCACGTGGATTGCGTAGACGAACCCGACTTGGACGATCGCGAACATGGCGATCGTGCCGGAGATGAGCAGCGTCGGACTCGTCCCGATCAGGATCGGCAGGACGATCGCGAACACGAGTACGAACGCCACTGACAGCATCATCGACATGTACAGTTCCTTCATCACGTCGAGTTTCGCCAGATCGGACTCGTACCTGGTGACGAACTGCTGGATGATCGTGTCCTGTTCGTCCATCAGGAACTCGCTGATCTGCTGGCCGCCGCCGACCGTGTAGGCGAGTCGCTCGAGGAAGTCGGTCAGGAGCGGGCTCGGCGTCTGCTTGGCGCGGATCCGGCAGGCGTCGTCGAGACTCTGGTTCCACGTGTCGACCAGCGCGACGAGGTAGCCCATCTCCTCGGCCAGCGCGTCGTACTCGTCTTCCTCGGCTAAGGTGCGGAAGATTTCGACGCGGTTGATGTTCGTCATCGAGAGGACCGTGATGTGGGTCAGGAAGAGGTGAAAGCGCTGGCGGACCTGCTTTCGCTTCCGATCCTGAGAGAGTTTCGGGTAGATGATCGCGACGACCATCGCCAGCAGACTCAACAGGATGACCGGTAGGCCGACGAACAGCGGCAGTCCCAGCGCGATTATCAGCGCCACCCCGCCGATGAAGATCGCAAACGCCGGCGTGATCGCGAGGATGAGATACCGTCCGGAGGACATCTCCATGGACGCGTACGCCGTGGTGAGCGACTCGAGGAACGATCGAGCGCTGGTATCCGGCGCGGATTGGGTCTCTGTGGACATGTGCGATGAGAAGCGGTGCGGTACTCAGGCGAACTGGTTGAGGTTGCGGATCCGGATCGGGAGGCCTTCGATGCCGTCGCGCTGGAAGTCGGCGATAGCCTTGTTAACCTCGTGGTAGCCCAGGATGTCGGCGTCGATCAGCTGTCGGATGATCTCGGCGCGCCGGTCGAGTTCGTCGTAGATCTTGCGGGTGTCCTCATACCCCAGCAGCGTCGCGATCTGCTCTTCCAAGACGTAGGAATTGTTTCGGCCGGTAAAGGAGACGTCGTCGTCGCGAGGGTCCCACTTGAACGCCTGCCGGGTGACCACGCCGCCCTCGTAATCGGAGTAGCCTTCGATCTCCTGGACCGAGGTAACCCGGCGGAGGACGTCGTCGCCCTGCTTGACCCGGTTCTGGAACAGGGCGACGTCGCAGTTGTCCATGAACGTCTCGGGAACGTTGATCGGGGCGCCGGTAAACCGCTGGATCATCGAGACGATGTCGCTGGCGTGGAAGGTCAGCATGACCGGGTGACCGGTCTGGGCCGCCTGGAACGCCATCTGCCCCTCCGCCCCGCGGACCTCGCCCACGATGATGTAGTCGGGACGGGAACGGAGCGCGGCCGCGACCAGGTCGAACATGTCGACGTCGGCCGACTCGTCGCCCGACCCCTCACGGGTGAGCAGTTGCTGCCAGGTGTCGTGGGGCGGAATGACCTCAGCGGTGTCCTCCGCCGTGTAGATCTTCGCGTCCCGAGGGATAAAGGAGAGCGCGGCGTTCAGCGTCGTCGTCTTCCCCGATGCCGTCTCGCCGACGACGAACACCGTCTGCTCGTTCTCGAGACAGAGCCAGAGGTACGCCGCCAGTTCCGGCGAGATCGTCCCCCACTTCGTGATCTGGAAGACCGATAGCGGGATCTCCTCGCCCTGACGGATCGTCAGCGACGGCCCCTGGACCGAGACGTCGTCGGAGTAGATGATGTTGATACGCGAGCCGTCGGGCAGGGTCGCGTCGATCACCGGGTCGGAGTCGCTGACGGGGTGGTTCATCCGCTCGCCCATGTTTCGCAGCCACTGCTCGAACTCCTCGGGCGTGCCGAAGTCGACCGTCGCCTCGATCATGCCGTAGGTGCCGTGATCGAGGTAACACTGCTTGGGTCCGATGACGTGGATGTCCTCGTTCGCCGGGTCGGTCATCACGGGCTCGAGCGGTCCGAGCCCGACGATGTCTCGCTGGAGCTGGTAGCGCAGCCGGTCGAACTGGTCCTGCGAGAGGGAGATCTTGCTGGTCCCGAAGGACTTGAGCCGACCGATCGACTGGCCGGTGATCCCCGACGTAACCTCGACGACGTCGTCGAGGAGTTCGTCCAAGTGCTCCTCGAACTCCTCGTTGTCGCCGGGCGCCGGTCGCGTGACGCTCTTGTCGAGGATCCGGCGGCGGATGCGGTCGTATAGCTCCTCGTCCTCGCCTTCGAGGGTCGGCTCGACGCAGTAGTAGGTCGTGCTGATCCCCATATCGCCGTAGACGTGACAGAAGATCGGTTCCTCGGCCACGTAGATGACGTTGGGCCGGTGGGATTCCCACTCACTCGAGGGTTCGTCGATGAGTTTCGGGTACTCGTTGTACTCCTCGTAGAACCACTCGAGGTGTTCCCGGAGGTGGGGGTACTCGTCGGCCAGCGCGTCCAGTTTGTTCTCGAGTCGCGCGGTTCCAAAGTCCGACATTTACGCCACCGTCCTGCTAACGATCGAGATGCCACGGCCCTGCTGAACGCTGAAACCGATGGAGTCGTCGACCGGGCTCTTCATGTTCTGGAACCGTCGCACCAACACCTTCCGTCGGATTTCCTGGCCGACCGTGTTCGTCTCGATCTCGAAGTAGACGTCGGCCACGTTCCGCAGCGGCCGTAACGCGTCGTCACCGACGCTCGACGGATCGACCGTCAACACGACCGTCTTGTCCTGCATCGTCACCTGGCGGAGGAACGAGACCAGTCGCTGGATTACGTGGTCCTCATCGCCGTCGTCGATAACTGCCTCGTAGTTGGGGTCGTTGCGCAACAGCGCCGAGAGCGTGTCGACGTAGACCACGTCGGCCTTCCAGAGCGTCTTCGCGCTCGCGAAGCGAGCAAGCAGTTGGCGCTTTTTCCCTTCGTCGTGCGTGTCGACGTTCGCGTGGAGGAACAACAGCTGTTCCTCTAACAGGAGGTCGACGACGTCGTAGGACAGCGAGTTCATCTGCTGGACGAACTCCCAGGACTCGAGTTCCGTCGAGATGTAGGTGACGTAGGTCCCTTCGGTGGCCATCCCGTAGGAGAAGCGCTGGGAGAGCGCGCTCTTGCCGGCGCCGTCGACGCCCTCGATAAGCACGACGCTGCCCTCGGGGATGCCGCCGCCGATGGCGTTATTCACGCGGTCCCGCCCTGTCAATCCGATAGAGTGGTAGTCGGTCATGGCACGTAGAATCGGAGCGTTTCCTCGTCGCCGTTGACGATGACGACGATCCGGTGCTCGGTCCCCGGTTCGAGTTGCTGCTCGAGTTCGAGTTCGGCGACCTCGCCACGTCGCCACGCGTCCGAACTCCCTTCGCGGACGGTGAACGTAGCCGACTCGCTCGAGACGTACGCACCGTCGATCAGTACGTCGAGTTCAGAGCCGTCGCTGGCAAGGGTCTTTTGGCCGGTGTTCTTGATGAGCACGGAGACGGTTCCGTTCCCGTCGCTCTCGTTGTAGATCGCATCGCTACCCGGGTCGCTGATGATCTCGATGTCGGTGTCGATCTGCTCTCGGACCTCGCCGCTGTAGGTATCGATCGAGCCGCTGATCTCGGTGACGTTAGTCACGAGGGTCCCGGCGACGCCGGCCGCGACGAGCATCGCCGCGATAAAGAGGATCAGCGACGAGACGGAGTCACTCGCCATCGATCACACCCCCGTCTCCGTCGCGGCGACGCCGTGTTCGGTCACGAGCTTTACTCTGTCCGGTCGGTCGGCGGTCGAGACGACGATCGACAGCGTTTCGCCGGGCTGCCACAGCTCCCGGCCGGTGGTGCCGTTGACTCGAACCTCGAGCCACTCGTCGTTGGGCTCGTACGCACCGTCGACCAGCAGGTCCGTCTCGGCGACCGCCAGCGTCGTCGAGCCGACGTTCGTCGCGTTCACGGTGAGATTGTCGCTTGAATCGTTGTAGTTCGTCGCCTCGAGTTCGATATCGGTGTTGCGCAGGTCGAGCGACCGGTCGTCGCGGTCGTCGATCGCGGCCCGCCGGTCCTCGTGGGCCGTCTGGATAACCGGATACGCGATCCCGACGGCGACGAGCACGCCGACGAAGAGGATCGCGGCCGCGCCACTGGTACTGAAGCCCATGCCTGATCACCTCCGATCGGTCACGGGGTCGACCCCGCCTCCGTCGGTTCGTCGGTTTCGACCTCCCGCCTCGTCTCGTGGATCTCCTGTAGCTTCATGATGTACGTGTAGCTGTCCGCGTGGTCCTCGGCGGTCAGCTCCTCCGGTGTCGAGCCGGGATCGACGTTCATATCGAGGTCCGGCCCGCTGAGTACGCTCTCGAGGTGCGTCTTGACCTCCTCGTCGATCCAACCGATCTCGGCGTAGTAGGAGATCGCCCGCAGGGTCGCGGCCGATCCGCCCGTCCTGACTAACTGGGTAAGCCACTCGAAGACGATGATGTCCGTCGCGTACGTGTCCGCGAGCGTCGTCAGCGTCGCGTCATCCGGCTCGTCGCCCGTCGACTCGTCGTCGTGCTCGCCGTCCGCGGCCCCGGACGACGCGTCCGAATCGTCGACGCTGTCCGTCGCCTGTACCTCGACGTGCGTATCGTCTCCGTCGGCCGCCTCCTCGTCGAACGTGATCGTCTCGCCGTCCGACGGCTGAGCCGCCGCGGCGTCCTCGATCACGCCCTTGAGGTCGTCGAACGAAACCGTCTCGTCGCCGTCGTCGTTCGACTCGATATTGGCCTGAATCCCGGACCCGTCCGTCGCCGGCGTCTCGGCGCCCGCTTCGTCCTCGCCGAAGACGCCGAAGCCGTTCTGGGCTTCGCCCTCGCCGGTGAACGGGTTCACGTCGTCCGTAACCTGATCGTAGACGCCCAGCAGCTGCTGGACGCGATCGTTCATCTCCTCGACCTGCTCCGTGACATGTTGCTGTGAGTCTTGGACCGACCCCAGCTCGTTCTCCTTGTCCTCGAGTTCGTCCTCGAGCTCCTCGATCCGATAGTAGAGGTCGTCGATATCGTCCTCGCCGTCTCCGTCCGCGGAGCCGCGTCCGAACAGACCGCTTCCACCGCTGCTTTCTTCCTCGGCGTCGGACTCGATGTCGTCGTCGGCAGCTAGATCAGCGGGGGCTCCCGCGGATTCGTCGCCGGATTCCGGCGCGCCGGCCGTCCCGGCGCCCTCATCCCCATCGAACTCGTCGCTCTCTCGGTGCTGCTCGCGCTGGCGGCCGCGACGACCGCCGCTGTTACTGAGGAAGTCTTCGATGAGTTCGCGGAGGGTTGCGAGTCCGAAATTCATAGGCTCCTACACGAAGTCCCGACGCGGTGGGCTCGTTGTCGCGGGCGGCTCGAGCGCGAGCTCCGGCTCGCAGACGCCGGCGACAACGGACGATGGTTTCCCTGATACACGTCGCAGACTCATACTACTCCTCAGTAGCGGGCAAGGTCCTAAAGGTGTACGCTCGAGTTCGCGTCGCGTTTCGAATCGTGAGTCGAGTCTCGATACGCCGACTGAAGTGATACAGAGCTTGATAGTCCGACTATCCGTTGTCCCGGCTGGGGTGCATCCCCAGATACTGTGATGCCACCGATCTCGCCACACGCCGGCCTTCGACGGGACAGCGATCGAGTCCCGTCGCCACGCCCCTCGAGGGAGCGACGGGCTCGCCCCGTCAGGTCGGCGATCGACGTCCACGATGTGGACGGCCGGACGCGTCGCACGCGGTGTAATCGCGACCCGTCGTGGGCGAGCGCGGCACGCAGGGTGTACGCACTATGTTCGAAACTATAACAGAAACCGAAGACCGCGGTCAGGTGGGTATCGGTACCCTCATCGTGTTCATCGCGATGGTCCTGGTCGCAGCGATTGCAGCAGGAGTATTGATCAATACGGCCGGAAGCCTCCAGAGTCAGGCGTCCGACACGGGTACTGAGACGCAGCAGGCGGTGGCGAATCAGGTCGAAGTGATCAACGCCTACGGGGAGATTAATAATAATAACAACGTTTCCGAAATCAACTTCGTCGTCAAGAAATCGGCGGGTTCGGATGTCATCGACATCTCGTCGCTCACCGTACAGTACACGAGCCAGTCTGCCTCCAATACGCTCGAGTTCGCGTCAGGTAATGC comes from Haloterrigena salifodinae and encodes:
- a CDS encoding FlaD/FlaE family flagellar protein, encoding MIGSKPYLETLEQSAGRTDATIQWARFLGETFGTTGALNCLRYYENLGWISPLVRKQMVSYLRGLSLGEIHNKRYDEPTTLEYPLESLSGTLFSTHAQSLEYIATIRGDDLEEHVMIARMAERRVERQIDEDDEDGDPDEMVSIIRDGPSTY
- the flaJ gene encoding archaellar assembly protein FlaJ, with amino-acid sequence MSTETQSAPDTSARSFLESLTTAYASMEMSSGRYLILAITPAFAIFIGGVALIIALGLPLFVGLPVILLSLLAMVVAIIYPKLSQDRKRKQVRQRFHLFLTHITVLSMTNINRVEIFRTLAEEDEYDALAEEMGYLVALVDTWNQSLDDACRIRAKQTPSPLLTDFLERLAYTVGGGQQISEFLMDEQDTIIQQFVTRYESDLAKLDVMKELYMSMMLSVAFVLVFAIVLPILIGTSPTLLISGTIAMFAIVQVGFVYAIHVVSPYDPTWYIEETDGEGPMKRIPRALAIGIGGTLLLAIGVLLVILGYLPFVADRVPLPILAAIPVTPLLLPGWRIREEESKVKDRDSEFPSFIRALGTVESVKQTSTGSVLESLRKKDFGALTANVDALYKRLNMRIDNVRSWRLFAAETGSYLIQKFGDMYVVGRQMGGDPQVLGNVISKNQNEVLKVREKRQQATTTLIGVLYGITAASVFSFFIGLEVVEIMMDITGEMNLGEQSRVAGDLMHTEQYDLVTIEYLLLGTVLVNAALSAIMIRITDRGHLLSGLVHFVFLTWLGALVATSTQYVVNFVM
- a CDS encoding type II/IV secretion system ATPase subunit; the encoded protein is MSDFGTARLENKLDALADEYPHLREHLEWFYEEYNEYPKLIDEPSSEWESHRPNVIYVAEEPIFCHVYGDMGISTTYYCVEPTLEGEDEELYDRIRRRILDKSVTRPAPGDNEEFEEHLDELLDDVVEVTSGITGQSIGRLKSFGTSKISLSQDQFDRLRYQLQRDIVGLGPLEPVMTDPANEDIHVIGPKQCYLDHGTYGMIEATVDFGTPEEFEQWLRNMGERMNHPVSDSDPVIDATLPDGSRINIIYSDDVSVQGPSLTIRQGEEIPLSVFQITKWGTISPELAAYLWLCLENEQTVFVVGETASGKTTTLNAALSFIPRDAKIYTAEDTAEVIPPHDTWQQLLTREGSGDESADVDMFDLVAAALRSRPDYIIVGEVRGAEGQMAFQAAQTGHPVMLTFHASDIVSMIQRFTGAPINVPETFMDNCDVALFQNRVKQGDDVLRRVTSVQEIEGYSDYEGGVVTRQAFKWDPRDDDVSFTGRNNSYVLEEQIATLLGYEDTRKIYDELDRRAEIIRQLIDADILGYHEVNKAIADFQRDGIEGLPIRIRNLNQFA
- a CDS encoding ATPase domain-containing protein codes for the protein MTDYHSIGLTGRDRVNNAIGGGIPEGSVVLIEGVDGAGKSALSQRFSYGMATEGTYVTYISTELESWEFVQQMNSLSYDVVDLLLEEQLLFLHANVDTHDEGKKRQLLARFASAKTLWKADVVYVDTLSALLRNDPNYEAVIDDGDEDHVIQRLVSFLRQVTMQDKTVVLTVDPSSVGDDALRPLRNVADVYFEIETNTVGQEIRRKVLVRRFQNMKSPVDDSIGFSVQQGRGISIVSRTVA
- a CDS encoding flagellar protein G, which encodes MASDSVSSLILFIAAMLVAAGVAGTLVTNVTEISGSIDTYSGEVREQIDTDIEIISDPGSDAIYNESDGNGTVSVLIKNTGQKTLASDGSELDVLIDGAYVSSESATFTVREGSSDAWRRGEVAELELEQQLEPGTEHRIVVIVNGDEETLRFYVP
- a CDS encoding flagellin; translation: MGFSTSGAAAILFVGVLVAVGIAYPVIQTAHEDRRAAIDDRDDRSLDLRNTDIELEATNYNDSSDNLTVNATNVGSTTLAVAETDLLVDGAYEPNDEWLEVRVNGTTGRELWQPGETLSIVVSTADRPDRVKLVTEHGVAATETGV
- a CDS encoding FlaD/FlaE family flagellar protein, translating into MNFGLATLRELIEDFLSNSGGRRGRQREQHRESDEFDGDEGAGTAGAPESGDESAGAPADLAADDDIESDAEEESSGGSGLFGRGSADGDGEDDIDDLYYRIEELEDELEDKENELGSVQDSQQHVTEQVEEMNDRVQQLLGVYDQVTDDVNPFTGEGEAQNGFGVFGEDEAGAETPATDGSGIQANIESNDDGDETVSFDDLKGVIEDAAAAQPSDGETITFDEEAADGDDTHVEVQATDSVDDSDASSGAADGEHDDESTGDEPDDATLTTLADTYATDIIVFEWLTQLVRTGGSAATLRAISYYAEIGWIDEEVKTHLESVLSGPDLDMNVDPGSTPEELTAEDHADSYTYIMKLQEIHETRREVETDEPTEAGSTP
- a CDS encoding archaellin/type IV pilin N-terminal domain-containing protein, encoding MFETITETEDRGQVGIGTLIVFIAMVLVAAIAAGVLINTAGSLQSQASDTGTETQQAVANQVEVINAYGEINNNNNVSEINFVVKKSAGSDVIDISSLTVQYTSQSASNTLEFASGNASAGEFNTTALADTAENDSLTSTSDRIELHVNLSHTDEADSVLEPGSSATIELVDQSGAKFSYGVTVPATFSSEASVVEV